One Cellulosimicrobium protaetiae genomic region harbors:
- a CDS encoding cellulase family glycosylhydrolase, translating to MSAPLGASRNTSFVERDGTRLVLDGETFRFSGTNIYWLGLDENVPPGVVDYPTFFRIRDAIDTASNLGVTVVRSHMLASTGTELAILPSKEAGYSADAFASIDYAVAYAGSKGIRLVLPLTDEWAYYHGGHRDFGAPYGLCAPTTPLTPCAEFYSDPRVVADFTDYVHHVMDHVNPYTGLALKDDPTVLAWELGNELEGMTPQWIEHVATEISERAPRQLVAAGKRFGIDDDTLASPLVDIVDVHYYPPTASGVRADAARITDAGKVYVAGEYASTAATPELLEPLAAEPDVTGMMFWSLFGHDDASGLVPHDDGFTLHYPGTDDRMRGNVAAIRDFSAALAGAPVPVEVGRPLVTSVGSTYGFHEVSWRGAAGAATYRVERAAVSDGVPTGPFEVVAEGLTDTGEPYLDTSAGGDAAYRVVPVGTDGVDGPASEPVVVAAGEQVLVDPLETQRPLVDHAGLRVTPDGDAALLGPVGDDPAHATWAHDGLTGAELRVRAATAADVAALVVETSTDGETWAAASTAVGPDEDGRFRVAVSAAQGERLRVTWPAGASARLERVTLRGAADLPVVDDALDDLAGANIEGSVGIDTGNPDLFGGDAGRAKRDAPGAASLAWEADGLTRLEATGWYWPDAEPAHLAFEVRVDAAWQGLDVTVAGAPGTVGGAWGRFAYTAPLPAGTDAVRVVWPADATPEWAQQLGDVRLYGTGGELAAPGAFAALAPDDGASALRGTPTLRWDPAAQSATYRVTLARSDAPGTPLVSAEVRGTSLAPAVELDPATSYTWHVEAVNGAGSTGMTGGPRTFATEALPTEPLVVEDYEGFADDAALTAAHRANTGGDPITPTLVLGADGGQAMRLATTLASSGYAGVTRTFDAPQSWWGYTGLDLWLDRSGLGAGQNVTVQVVAGGQFWETVLPDVGPQPAGVVHVPFSDLALPPWAGGGGRPDLQSVTEISFYLGGGGPAVLVVDDVRTAAAGPGVPVTVEATSRCLAGKAYVAVRATNDGDAPVVVTLGTPYGSKAFAAVAPGANAYQSFAVRATSVPAGSAVVTVGSGDAAVELDAPYAALACG from the coding sequence GTGAGCGCACCCCTCGGCGCGAGCCGCAACACCTCGTTCGTCGAGCGCGACGGCACACGCCTCGTCCTCGACGGAGAGACGTTCCGTTTCAGCGGGACGAACATCTACTGGCTCGGCCTCGACGAGAACGTCCCGCCCGGCGTCGTCGACTACCCGACGTTCTTCCGCATCCGCGACGCGATCGACACGGCGTCGAACCTCGGCGTGACGGTCGTGCGCTCGCACATGCTCGCCTCGACCGGCACCGAGCTCGCGATCCTGCCCTCGAAGGAGGCTGGGTACAGCGCCGACGCGTTCGCGAGCATCGACTACGCGGTCGCCTACGCCGGCTCGAAGGGCATCCGCCTGGTCCTGCCGCTGACCGACGAGTGGGCGTACTACCACGGCGGGCACCGCGACTTCGGAGCCCCGTACGGTCTGTGCGCGCCGACGACGCCGCTCACGCCGTGCGCGGAGTTCTACTCCGACCCGCGCGTCGTCGCGGACTTCACGGACTACGTGCACCACGTCATGGACCACGTGAACCCGTACACCGGGCTCGCGCTCAAGGACGACCCGACGGTCCTCGCGTGGGAGCTTGGCAACGAGCTCGAGGGCATGACGCCCCAGTGGATCGAGCACGTCGCCACCGAGATCTCCGAGCGCGCGCCGCGCCAGCTCGTCGCGGCGGGCAAGCGGTTCGGCATCGACGACGACACGCTCGCGTCCCCGCTCGTCGACATCGTCGACGTGCACTACTACCCGCCGACGGCGAGCGGTGTCCGCGCGGACGCGGCCCGCATCACCGACGCCGGCAAGGTGTACGTCGCCGGCGAGTACGCGTCGACCGCCGCGACGCCCGAGCTGCTCGAGCCGCTCGCGGCCGAGCCCGACGTCACGGGCATGATGTTCTGGTCCCTCTTCGGGCACGACGACGCGTCCGGCCTCGTGCCGCACGACGACGGCTTCACGCTGCACTATCCGGGCACCGACGACCGCATGCGCGGCAACGTCGCGGCGATCCGGGACTTCTCGGCGGCGCTCGCGGGCGCCCCGGTCCCCGTCGAGGTGGGGCGGCCGCTCGTGACGTCGGTCGGCAGCACCTACGGCTTCCACGAGGTGTCGTGGCGCGGGGCCGCGGGCGCGGCGACGTACCGGGTCGAGCGCGCGGCGGTGTCCGACGGCGTCCCGACCGGGCCGTTCGAGGTCGTCGCCGAGGGCCTCACGGACACGGGCGAGCCGTACCTCGACACGTCCGCGGGCGGCGACGCGGCCTACCGTGTCGTCCCGGTCGGAACGGACGGCGTGGACGGCCCGGCCTCGGAGCCGGTCGTCGTGGCCGCGGGAGAGCAGGTCCTCGTCGACCCGCTCGAGACGCAGCGCCCGCTCGTCGACCACGCCGGGCTGCGCGTCACGCCTGACGGCGACGCCGCGCTCCTCGGCCCGGTCGGTGACGACCCCGCGCACGCGACGTGGGCGCACGACGGCCTCACGGGCGCGGAGCTGCGCGTGCGGGCGGCGACCGCCGCCGACGTCGCGGCGCTCGTCGTGGAGACCAGCACCGACGGCGAGACGTGGGCCGCGGCGAGCACCGCCGTCGGGCCGGACGAGGACGGGCGCTTCCGCGTCGCCGTCTCCGCGGCGCAGGGCGAGCGGTTGCGCGTCACGTGGCCGGCGGGGGCATCGGCACGGCTCGAGCGCGTCACGCTGCGCGGCGCCGCAGACCTGCCCGTCGTCGACGACGCGCTCGACGACCTGGCGGGCGCGAACATCGAGGGGTCGGTCGGCATCGACACCGGCAACCCGGACCTGTTCGGCGGCGACGCCGGGCGGGCCAAGCGCGACGCGCCCGGCGCGGCGTCGCTCGCGTGGGAGGCGGACGGCCTCACGCGCCTCGAGGCGACGGGGTGGTACTGGCCCGACGCCGAGCCGGCCCACCTCGCGTTCGAGGTACGGGTCGACGCCGCGTGGCAGGGCCTCGACGTCACGGTCGCCGGCGCTCCGGGGACCGTGGGCGGAGCGTGGGGTCGCTTCGCGTACACCGCGCCCCTGCCCGCGGGGACCGACGCGGTGCGCGTCGTCTGGCCCGCCGACGCGACGCCGGAGTGGGCGCAGCAGCTCGGCGACGTGCGCCTGTACGGCACGGGCGGGGAGCTCGCCGCTCCGGGCGCGTTCGCAGCCCTCGCGCCCGACGACGGTGCGTCCGCCCTGCGCGGCACCCCGACCCTGCGGTGGGATCCGGCCGCCCAGTCCGCGACCTACCGCGTGACGCTCGCGCGGAGCGACGCGCCCGGCACGCCGCTCGTCTCCGCCGAGGTGCGGGGGACGAGCCTCGCGCCGGCTGTCGAGCTCGACCCCGCGACGTCGTACACGTGGCACGTCGAGGCCGTGAACGGGGCCGGGAGCACGGGCATGACGGGCGGGCCGCGGACCTTCGCGACCGAGGCGCTGCCGACCGAGCCGCTCGTCGTCGAGGACTACGAGGGCTTCGCCGACGACGCCGCGCTCACCGCCGCGCACCGCGCGAACACCGGGGGAGATCCGATCACCCCGACGCTCGTCCTCGGCGCCGACGGCGGCCAGGCCATGCGCCTCGCGACGACGCTCGCGTCGTCGGGCTACGCGGGCGTGACCCGCACGTTCGACGCGCCGCAGTCGTGGTGGGGCTACACGGGCCTCGACCTGTGGCTCGACCGCTCCGGCCTCGGCGCGGGGCAGAACGTCACCGTGCAGGTCGTCGCGGGCGGCCAGTTCTGGGAGACCGTGCTGCCCGACGTCGGCCCGCAGCCCGCGGGGGTCGTGCACGTACCGTTCTCGGACCTCGCGCTCCCGCCGTGGGCGGGCGGCGGCGGTCGCCCGGACCTGCAGTCGGTCACGGAGATCTCGTTCTACCTCGGGGGCGGCGGTCCCGCGGTGCTCGTCGTCGACGACGTGCGGACCGCCGCCGCGGGACCCGGCGTGCCCGTGACCGTCGAGGCGACCTCGCGGTGCCTCGCCGGCAAGGCGTACGTCGCCGTCCGGGCGACGAACGACGGCGACGCGCCCGTCGTCGTGACGCTCGGCACGCCGTACGGGAGCAAGGCCTTCGCGGCCGTCGCGCCGGGGGCCAACGCGTACCAGTCGTTCGCGGTGCGCGCGACGTCGGTGCCCGCCGGGTCCGCGGTCGTCACCGTGGGCTCGGGTGACGCTGCGGTCGAGCTCGACGCCCCGTACGCGGCGCTCGCCTGCGGCTGA
- a CDS encoding LysE family transporter, with amino-acid sequence MAWSVWTTLAAAGVLISLTPGAGAVNTMANSIGVGWARSIWGILGQQLALVAHVAIVAAGVGVLVAGSPVLFDVVRYGGAAYLVYLGIRQWRSRPSDDDRDAVPRGPESRWSMVRRGLFVNLTNPKAIVFFLAFIPQFVRPDRPLLPQYVVLGVTVVVIDVLVMWFFFATAATGLRRLTRSPRGQRTVNRLFGGLFVGVGVLLAAVH; translated from the coding sequence ATGGCGTGGTCGGTCTGGACGACCCTGGCGGCCGCCGGGGTGCTCATCTCGCTCACGCCCGGCGCGGGGGCGGTCAACACGATGGCCAACTCGATCGGCGTCGGGTGGGCGCGCTCCATCTGGGGGATCCTCGGCCAGCAGCTCGCCCTCGTCGCGCACGTGGCGATCGTGGCGGCCGGCGTCGGCGTGCTCGTCGCGGGCTCGCCCGTCCTGTTCGACGTGGTCAGGTACGGCGGCGCCGCCTACCTCGTCTACCTCGGGATCCGCCAGTGGCGGTCGCGCCCGAGCGACGACGACCGCGACGCCGTCCCGCGCGGGCCGGAGTCGCGGTGGTCCATGGTCCGGCGCGGGCTCTTCGTCAACCTCACGAACCCGAAGGCCATCGTCTTCTTCCTCGCGTTCATCCCGCAGTTCGTCCGGCCGGACCGGCCGCTGCTGCCGCAGTACGTCGTGCTCGGGGTGACGGTCGTCGTGATCGACGTGCTCGTCATGTGGTTCTTCTTCGCGACCGCGGCGACGGGGCTGCGGCGACTGACCCGCAGCCCGCGCGGGCAGCGCACCGTCAACCGGCTCTTCGGCGGACTCTTCGTCGGGGTCGGAGTCCTGCTCGCCGCCGTCCACTGA